aagatGTCAGAAATGGTGCCTACCAGGTCATCGGCCATGGACTGGGAGCTGGTGTTCAGAGACAGACTGGCCAACTGTGGAGGGTTCTGGAACTCCCTGTAGAACGTCCCCAGATCCATCGGCAGCAAGTCGTCCTTAGAGAAGGCTGGGCGCTGTGCAGAGGGGAGGGGGGGTTAAATATCTATCTACAAAAATACAGATATTCTCTGATGTTGGAGAGCCTTAAATTAGCAGATTTAAATCATTCTCTTGAGCCAGTAAAGGGCTAaattgaccctttacagggttaatgaaaggccacctggCCTCTAtcgcccccctgtggccagaatatcacactagcAGCTTCACAGGTGCCGGTCGGTCTGCTGGTACCggacgctgcagtctggttccagattgttttagatcatgaacacaacagGAGACGGTTTCGCTtccacaaacagacactagggggagcattagtatccctttaatctccataaataacacaagcctggaggagttttgctgtgtggtggagttgctagtgctaacagttagcttctacttcctggactctaaaccaaaaacagccttccccgtctagATGGGTGAGCCAATGAatgtaagtgacagtgtgacatagatctgtcaggattttctaatcctagagtttcaccgtctgctttctatcagaagctactgcaggagatcggtgtaggagactatcttcatgttcagcctgcatgaaatattcagagtgaccctttaggatcagaaataatcatgaCAACAGGGGTTTTCCGTGTTCCGCTCCTTCACAGCAAGATTAAACTGTTCCAataggcaatatttgtaaacctgCAGGAAGAAATGAGTGAAAACTTTCCGGATCTTTTGCaaagaaaaaaatatgtaaaaaaggcAAAGATCCTCTGGGATTTATTTTCATTATTTGCAAAAACATAAAGTTGCTCCCTGATGTTGAAAAGGTTTATATTAATTGCATGAAATTACAAAAGCAAAGCAGTTTCCTCCTGATGTTAGAAATATGTAAACGTGTGAGAAAAATAAGTCAAAACATCCTGGATTAACGGTTTAAATTTATGAGTAATATTCAAAACTGAAAACCGCTTGGAAAGACGCTTAAATTTAAGTCTTATTGTGAAAGTTCTGTTGTTTCCTCACAAATCAAAAACCTTTTGAGCACCAGAGAAGTGGAAATGACTGAACTTTTATCTAGTTTTATAACATTGTTGTAACAGAAGAGTTGACGCTCACAAAGTCGACCATGACAAAGTCGTCCTGCTGCCCCGATCCATCGGAGCAGTGAGAGTGGAGGCTGGCCTGCAGGGGCGACTGGCTCTGGGGGGAGTCTGGAGGACGGACCTGAACACGCAGAACCTCTTTTACTGTTCTGATCCAAACATTCAGGATCAAAAACCCGACAGTTACCATGGGATCGTTGTCCTCAGAGTCCAGGCCTCGAGGAGCGAACGCAGCAAAggggaggtccagacttcctgctgttatctatacacacacacacacacacacacacacacacacacacttagtgtGTGACACGAGAAACACCTGAGAACCTGTTAGCGGCATCACTCACCTGTGTGCTGGGTTTATTCACAAAGGCTCCGACCTTCCTGGTGAAGGCGGTGAGAGACTCCATCGGGTCAGATGGAGACACGCTCCCCCTCCCCTCCCCGCTCTGCAGCAGGCCGTCTTCATCGCCGCTACGACAAGGAGCCACCGCAGCTTCCTTAAACTCGATTCTCTGAAGACAACGTTGATCATTTCTCAGACTTACCTGCTGCTGGGCGTGTTGGGGGCGTGTTCTACCGTCAGGTGGGCGTCAGCGCCGTGAGGAGGCTGAGCAGGAACCAGAACTCCTCCTTCTCTCCCAGCCTGTGGTGCATGAGGAAAATCACCATTAGAGGAGAACCTTCTGCACTAAAATTCCCACTTCAGAATCGTTTCCTGAGATAAACGAGCAGAAGTAAAAAATTATAATTATCCCAACAAGCTCAAATAGTGGGCATCGGTGTATCACAGAGGTCTCTAAAAACTActaaatttttttctaattaatgcaAAAAAAACCCAAATCTTAGAGAAAAGTTTTACTCAAATAAACAATAACGAAGACGTCTTCTTTAAGGGTTTTGAAAATCTAGTAAGTTTTTGTTGTAAATCATTAGATTTAGGTGCTTTAAAACCCTTTTGCAGCAGGAGTCAGGAGGTGGGAAACACTAAAGATCTGACCTGGTTGGCGTTGGTGGCAGGATGGCAGAACTCCGCTGCTCCTCCTAACGCTGCAGGCTGGTAGGATAGCCTGGAGGCAtagagctacacacacacacacacacacagagttagtgTGTGACACGAGAAACACCCGAGAACATTCACTGCTCCAATATGAAGGATCACGACGACAAAACCACAGAAGCTACATTCTAATCCAacttctatacacacacacacacacacacacacacacacacacacacacacacacacacacacacacacacacacacacacacacacacacacacacacacacacacacacacacacacacacacacacacacacagtcaaacaGCCAGTATAGACTCACATTGTGAGTTACAAGTCCAGGAGCCATTGGGAGCGGCAGACTGTCCAGGGGGAGGGGCTTGGACAGTTTAGAGGGAGACGGACTGAGAGTACACACACACTGACGCCATGCAACACACGATAACATTGAATAAAAAGGGAAAAAccggggaagagagagagagagagaaaagagtaAAATGATAAACAGGAGTAAAAACGGAGATAAGAAAGAGGCCGTGAGTGAGAGAGGGGAGTGTCTTTACCTGAGAGGGGGGAGAGGTGGAGAAGGAGGTGGTGCAGACTTCCTGTGAGTCCTGAACTCCTGCAAACATGCCTTCATCTTCATCTGGTGCTCtgcgcacatacacatacacacgcacgtccCAATTTTTCCCTTTACAGTAAACTTTTGTTTAATCCAGCAGCTCTCCACAGATTACCTGTAGTTGCAGGGCTGTCCCATGTTGGCTGCCCGCTGGTTCGTTCCAGGAGGATCCACAAAGTGATCCACGATGATCCCCATGATCGGAGCCTTTTCAAACTGCCTGCAGAGGAGATTAAAGCAGCTAAAGTGAGCGATCTAGTTAGAAATGGTAACTATCACAATAAAAGGGTTGAAAAGCGCTGCTCACCTGCTAGACATGAACGCCAGGTTGGTGCGGTAAGCGCACGAGAGCGTGACGGTGCCAACGGGCGTGCTGACAACTCCGACCCGTACCGTCTGGAAACCTACGAAAACACATCAGATATCAGCAGAATTTAGAAACGATTTACTCTCCATTTACAACTAATcccactttttttttatttcacttcACATTTCTTAGGACAGCGTGTAGAATAGATAAAGTCACCTTCTCCTAATCCACCCAGCTGGACTTCTCCAAAGTAGATCCTACAACAGAAACCagcattctgataaacatctacgtCAGCTACATTCCCCTGGCTGCGCAGCACAG
This sequence is a window from Nothobranchius furzeri strain GRZ-AD chromosome 14, NfurGRZ-RIMD1, whole genome shotgun sequence. Protein-coding genes within it:
- the atg13 gene encoding autophagy-related protein 13 isoform X3; translated protein: MDGDLSPQDKKDLDKFIKFFALKTVQVIVQARLGEKICTRSSSSPTGSDWFNLAIKDIPEVTHEAKKALAGQLPGIGRSMCVEISLKTSEGDSMELETWCLEMNEKCDKDIKVSYTVYNRLSVLLKSLLAIARVTPAYKLSRKQGHDYVILYRIYFGEVQLGGLGEGFQTVRVGVVSTPVGTVTLSCAYRTNLAFMSSRQFEKAPIMGIIVDHFVDPPGTNQRAANMGQPCNYRAPDEDEGMFAGVQDSQEVCTTSFSTSPPSQCVCTLSPSPSKLSKPLPLDSLPLPMAPGLVTHNLYASRLSYQPAALGGAAEFCHPATNANQAGREGGVLVPAQPPHGADAHLTVEHAPNTPSSSGDEDGLLQSGEGRGSVSPSDPMESLTAFTRKVGAFVNKPSTQITAGSLDLPFAAFAPRGLDSEDNDPMRPAFSKDDLLPMDLGTFYREFQNPPQLASLSLNTSSQSMADDLDSLPEKLRVYEKNMDEFDAFVDMLQ
- the atg13 gene encoding autophagy-related protein 13 isoform X1, whose translation is MDGDLSPQDKKDLDKFIKFFALKTVQVIVQARLGEKICTRSSSSPTGSDWFNLAIKDIPEVTHEAKKALAGQLPGIGRSMCVEISLKTSEGDSMELETWCLEMNEKCDKDIKVSYTVYNRLSVLLKSLLAIARVTPAYKLSRKQGHDYVILYRIYFGEVQLGGLGEGFQTVRVGVVSTPVGTVTLSCAYRTNLAFMSSRQFEKAPIMGIIVDHFVDPPGTNQRAANMGQPCNYRAPDEDEGMFAGVQDSQEVCTTSFSTSPPSQCVCTLSPSPSKLSKPLPLDSLPLPMAPGLVTHNLYASRLSYQPAALGGAAEFCHPATNANQAGREGGVLVPAQPPHGADAHLTVEHAPNTPSSSGDEDGLLQSGEGRGSVSPSDPMESLTAFTRKVGAFVNKPSTQITAGSLDLPFAAFAPRGLDSEDNDPMVRPPDSPQSQSPLQASLHSHCSDGSGQQDDFVMVDFRPAFSKDDLLPMDLGTFYREFQNPPQLASLSLNTSSQSMADDLDSLPEKLRVYEKNMDEFDAFVDMLQ
- the atg13 gene encoding autophagy-related protein 13 isoform X2, whose product is MDGDLSPQDKKDLDKFIKFFALKTVQVIVQARLGEKICTRSSSSPTGSDWFNLAIKDIPEVTHEAKKALAGQLPGIGRSMCVEISLKTSEGDSMELETWCLEMNEKCDKDIKVSYTVYNRLSVLLKSLLAIARVTPAYKLSRKQGHDYVILYRIYFGEVQLGGLGEGFQTVRVGVVSTPVGTVTLSCAYRTNLAFMSSRQFEKAPIMGIIVDHFVDPPGTNQRAANMGQPCNYRAPDEDEGMFAGVQDSQEVCTTSFSTSPPSQLYASRLSYQPAALGGAAEFCHPATNANQAGREGGVLVPAQPPHGADAHLTVEHAPNTPSSSGDEDGLLQSGEGRGSVSPSDPMESLTAFTRKVGAFVNKPSTQITAGSLDLPFAAFAPRGLDSEDNDPMVRPPDSPQSQSPLQASLHSHCSDGSGQQDDFVMVDFRPAFSKDDLLPMDLGTFYREFQNPPQLASLSLNTSSQSMADDLDSLPEKLRVYEKNMDEFDAFVDMLQ